The following coding sequences are from one Pseudonocardia sp. EC080619-01 window:
- the tyrS gene encoding tyrosine--tRNA ligase yields the protein MGTDILDELEWRGLIAQSTDRDALAKELAGDEPITLYAGFDPTAPSLHAGHLVPMLTLRRFQEAGHRPVILAGGATGMIGDPRDVGERTLNDEATVAEWTGLIRGQLERFVTFDDSPTGALAVNNLDWTGQQTVLEFLRDLGKHFPVNTMLARETVKRRLAGEGMSYTEFSYLLLQSQDYLHLYRELGCRLQIGGSDQWGNIVGGVDLIRRIEGASVHAMTLPLVTDSEGRKFGKSTGGGNIWLDPDRTSPYAWYQYFVNVADADVIGYLKLLTFLDREEIDVLATELADAPHLRSAQRRLATELTTMVHGEEQTRQVTTASQALFGRADLSELDAGTLAAALAEVPTADTGGSDTIVDLLVSTGLTDSRGAARRAVKEGGAYVNNVKVTDEEWVPRAEDALAGGWLVVRRGKRNLAGARLAG from the coding sequence GTGGGTACGGACATCCTGGACGAGCTGGAGTGGCGCGGCCTGATCGCGCAGAGCACCGACCGTGACGCGCTGGCGAAGGAACTCGCCGGCGACGAGCCGATCACGCTCTACGCCGGGTTCGATCCGACCGCGCCGAGCCTGCACGCCGGGCACCTCGTCCCGATGCTGACGTTGCGACGGTTCCAGGAGGCCGGTCACCGGCCGGTGATCCTCGCCGGGGGAGCCACGGGGATGATCGGGGACCCGCGGGACGTGGGGGAGCGGACCCTCAACGACGAGGCGACCGTCGCCGAGTGGACGGGCCTGATCCGGGGCCAGCTCGAGCGGTTCGTGACGTTCGACGACTCCCCGACCGGGGCCCTGGCGGTCAACAACCTGGACTGGACGGGGCAGCAGACCGTCCTCGAGTTCCTGCGCGACCTCGGCAAACACTTCCCCGTGAACACGATGCTCGCCCGGGAGACGGTGAAGCGTCGTCTCGCCGGGGAGGGCATGTCCTACACCGAGTTCAGCTACCTGTTGCTCCAGTCGCAGGACTACCTGCACCTGTACCGGGAGCTCGGCTGCCGTCTCCAGATCGGTGGCTCCGACCAGTGGGGCAACATCGTCGGCGGGGTCGACCTGATCCGGCGGATCGAGGGTGCGTCCGTGCACGCGATGACACTGCCGCTGGTGACGGACTCCGAGGGGCGGAAGTTCGGCAAGTCCACGGGTGGCGGCAACATCTGGCTCGATCCGGACCGGACCTCGCCCTACGCCTGGTACCAGTACTTCGTGAACGTCGCCGACGCCGACGTCATCGGCTACCTGAAGCTCCTCACCTTCCTGGATCGCGAGGAGATCGACGTCCTGGCCACCGAACTGGCCGACGCGCCCCATCTGCGCAGCGCACAACGACGGCTGGCGACCGAGCTGACCACGATGGTCCACGGTGAGGAGCAGACCCGGCAGGTGACGACGGCGAGTCAGGCCCTCTTCGGACGCGCAGACCTGTCGGAGCTGGACGCCGGCACGCTGGCCGCAGCGCTCGCCGAGGTGCCCACGGCCGACACCGGTGGGAGCGACACGATCGTCGACCTGCTCGTGTCGACCGGACTGACCGACAGCCGGGGCGCCGCGCGCCGCGCGGTCAAGGAGGGCGGGGCGTACGTGAACAACGTGAAGGTGACCGACGAGGAGTGGGTGCCACGCGCCGAGGACGCCCTCGCCGGGGGATGGCTCGTGGTCCGGCGCGGGAAGCGCAACCTCGCGGGCGCACGCCTTGCGGGCTGA
- a CDS encoding DNA-3-methyladenine glycosylase: MDRSELAVDVLPAAERLLGCVLEADTPDGVVAVRLVEVEAYRGRDDPASHSFRGRTPRNAVMFGPPGHLYVYFVYGMHFCANVTCLSDGEPGAVLLRGAEVVTDPGIARLRRPTARTDADLARGPARLASLLGLGRDDNGVDVTDPASRVRLVAGDPVPSGSVRTGPRVGVAAAADLPWRYWVAGSTAVSTYRAGTRAGRRSRSDGGSPDGDPYPDAASRPRRR; the protein is encoded by the coding sequence CTGGACCGGTCGGAGCTGGCGGTCGACGTCCTGCCGGCCGCCGAGCGGCTCCTGGGGTGCGTGCTGGAGGCGGACACCCCGGACGGTGTGGTCGCGGTGCGGCTCGTCGAGGTCGAGGCGTACCGGGGACGGGACGACCCGGCGTCGCACTCGTTCCGGGGCCGTACTCCGCGCAACGCGGTGATGTTCGGACCGCCGGGGCACCTCTACGTGTACTTCGTGTACGGCATGCACTTCTGCGCGAACGTGACGTGCTTGTCCGACGGTGAGCCGGGCGCGGTGCTGCTTCGTGGTGCCGAGGTCGTGACCGACCCGGGGATCGCCCGGCTCCGGCGGCCGACCGCCCGCACGGACGCCGACCTGGCTCGCGGACCGGCCCGCCTGGCGTCGCTGCTCGGGCTGGGGCGCGACGACAACGGTGTCGACGTCACCGACCCGGCGTCGCGCGTGCGGCTGGTCGCGGGGGACCCGGTGCCCTCCGGGTCCGTGCGGACCGGTCCCCGGGTGGGTGTGGCGGCCGCGGCCGACCTGCCGTGGCGGTACTGGGTGGCGGGGTCGACCGCCGTGAGTACGTACCGGGCGGGGACCCGGGCAGGGCGCAGGAGCCGTTCCGACGGCGGCTCCCCGGATGGGGATCCGTACCCGGATGCGGCGTCCCGGCCCCGCCGACGATGA